The following proteins are encoded in a genomic region of Bacillus sp. Marseille-Q1617:
- a CDS encoding TlyA family RNA methyltransferase, which produces MKSKKQRVDVLLVERGLIDTREKAKRAIMAGLVYSNEERLDKPGEKVSEDAQLTIKGKMMPYVSRGGLKLEKALKVFDIEVEDKVMIDIGSSTGGFTDCALQNGAKMSYAIDVGYNQLAWKLRQDERVVVMERTNFRYVTPADLPGDMPSFASIDVSFISLSLILPVLKTLLVPGGDCIALIKPQFEAGKEQVGKKGIVRDPKVHNAVIDKIMDLAVKEGYDIHGLSYSPITGGDGNIEFLIHIRWTGKESEGKSLLTITPQQVIEEAHSQF; this is translated from the coding sequence ATGAAGTCAAAAAAACAACGTGTAGACGTACTCTTGGTTGAAAGAGGACTTATTGATACAAGAGAAAAAGCAAAAAGAGCAATCATGGCAGGGCTTGTCTATTCAAATGAGGAGAGGCTGGACAAACCAGGTGAAAAAGTAAGTGAAGATGCCCAGCTTACAATCAAGGGTAAAATGATGCCATATGTGAGCCGGGGCGGACTGAAGCTTGAAAAGGCGTTGAAGGTGTTTGATATTGAGGTTGAAGATAAAGTCATGATCGATATCGGATCTTCGACAGGCGGATTTACTGACTGCGCCCTTCAAAATGGTGCAAAAATGTCCTATGCCATCGATGTCGGCTACAACCAGTTAGCCTGGAAGTTAAGACAGGATGAAAGGGTTGTGGTAATGGAAAGAACCAATTTCCGATATGTCACCCCCGCTGATTTACCGGGTGACATGCCCTCATTTGCATCGATTGATGTTTCATTCATTTCACTTTCATTAATTCTGCCGGTCCTAAAAACACTCCTGGTTCCGGGTGGAGATTGCATCGCACTGATTAAACCTCAATTCGAAGCGGGTAAAGAACAAGTCGGCAAGAAAGGGATCGTCCGCGATCCCAAAGTTCATAACGCTGTTATTGATAAAATCATGGACCTTGCTGTGAAAGAAGGATATGACATCCATGGGTTGTCATATTCCCCTATTACCGGCGGGGACGGCAACATAGAATTCCTTATCCATATCCGCTGGACTGGAAAAGAAAGTGAAGGGAAATCACTTCTCACCATCACTCCTCAACAAGTTATTGAAGAGGCACATAGTCAGTTTTAA
- the argR gene encoding transcriptional regulator AhrC/ArgR: MNKGQRHIKIREIITNRDVETQDELVDSLKNAGFNVTQATVSRDIKELHLVKVPLMDGRYKYSLPADQRFNPLQKLKRTLTDAFVKIDTAGHMLVMKTLPGNANAIGALIDNLDWEEILGTICGDDTCLIICRTEDETKVITERFLEML; this comes from the coding sequence ATGAACAAGGGACAAAGACATATAAAAATAAGAGAAATCATTACAAATAGAGATGTGGAAACACAGGATGAGCTGGTTGACAGCCTTAAGAACGCAGGCTTCAATGTGACACAGGCCACGGTGTCAAGGGATATCAAAGAATTGCATTTAGTCAAAGTGCCATTGATGGATGGGAGATATAAATACAGCCTCCCAGCGGATCAGCGGTTCAATCCTCTTCAAAAATTGAAAAGAACCCTGACGGATGCATTTGTCAAGATTGACACTGCAGGCCACATGCTTGTTATGAAGACTCTGCCTGGTAATGCGAATGCCATCGGTGCCCTTATTGATAATCTGGACTGGGAAGAAATCCTTGGTACGATTTGCGGGGATGACACATGCTTGATCATTTGCAGAACAGAAGACGAAACGAAGGTCATCACAGAACGCTTTCTCGAAATGTTATAG
- the recN gene encoding DNA repair protein RecN — protein MLQELSIKNFAIIDSLALSFEEGLTVLSGETGAGKSIIIDAIHLLVGGRGSAEYVRHGEKKAEIEGLFILDDDAHPCYEKASSFGIEIEEGMIVLRREISNSGKSVCRVNGKLVTIAIMREIGGALIDIHGQHEHQELMNEHLHLSLLDQFGGKEIHANLVSYREIYKEYSTIHKQLTRMNENEQEMAHRLDLITFQLKEIQEADLKLKEDEELLDEKRKLMNFEKLYEALQTSYNSIQGEGKGLDWTGLAMSHLETAADLDAQHKKTLEAVTNAFYVLEDAVHQISGELDQLEFEPDRLDLIETRLNEINGLKRKYGTSVEEILAYGSKIEEEIETILNKDSHIAELQNKLQSLEKDLTIEAKNLTQSRKKWAKKLTVSIHEQLKQLYMDKTKFEVRFSGKDEEPFSFSHFKKDGWDQVEFYISTNPGEPLKPLSKVASGGELSRIMLALKTIFSKHQGITSIIFDEVDTGVSGRVAQAIAEKIYQVAIHSQVMCISHLPQVAAMADSHLFISKKLIKGRTSTSVKRLEEDEKVKEISRMISGVEITDLTQEHAKELLQLASSIKET, from the coding sequence TTGTTACAGGAATTATCCATTAAAAATTTTGCCATCATCGACTCTTTGGCCCTCTCGTTTGAAGAGGGACTCACTGTGCTGTCAGGAGAAACAGGTGCAGGTAAATCCATCATCATCGACGCAATCCATCTTCTTGTGGGAGGAAGGGGATCTGCTGAGTATGTTCGGCATGGAGAGAAAAAAGCAGAGATAGAAGGTTTATTTATTCTTGATGATGATGCGCATCCTTGTTATGAAAAAGCTTCAAGTTTCGGAATTGAGATTGAAGAAGGAATGATCGTTCTCAGGCGTGAAATATCCAATAGCGGAAAAAGTGTCTGCAGAGTAAACGGCAAGTTAGTCACAATTGCCATCATGAGGGAAATCGGCGGTGCGCTGATTGATATACATGGTCAGCATGAGCATCAGGAATTGATGAATGAACATCTGCACTTATCCCTTCTCGATCAATTCGGGGGTAAAGAAATACATGCTAATTTAGTCTCTTATCGGGAAATCTATAAAGAATACAGCACCATACACAAGCAATTGACCAGGATGAATGAAAATGAACAAGAGATGGCACATCGATTGGATCTTATTACGTTTCAATTGAAAGAAATTCAGGAAGCCGATTTAAAGCTGAAAGAGGACGAAGAGCTGCTTGATGAGAAACGGAAACTGATGAATTTCGAGAAATTATATGAAGCCCTTCAAACTTCTTATAACAGTATCCAGGGTGAAGGGAAAGGCCTGGATTGGACAGGCTTGGCTATGAGTCACCTGGAAACCGCTGCAGACCTAGACGCACAGCATAAAAAAACGCTCGAGGCGGTAACGAATGCCTTTTATGTATTGGAAGATGCTGTTCACCAAATAAGCGGAGAGTTGGATCAGCTGGAATTTGAGCCTGATCGCTTAGACCTCATCGAAACCAGATTGAATGAGATAAATGGATTGAAGAGGAAATACGGCACTTCAGTAGAGGAGATTCTTGCATATGGTTCCAAGATCGAAGAAGAAATCGAGACGATCTTGAATAAGGATTCACATATCGCAGAACTTCAAAATAAATTGCAGTCCCTTGAGAAAGACTTAACCATAGAAGCAAAAAACCTGACTCAATCCAGGAAGAAATGGGCAAAGAAATTAACTGTGAGCATTCATGAACAGTTAAAGCAGCTCTATATGGATAAAACAAAATTTGAAGTGCGCTTCAGCGGAAAAGATGAAGAACCTTTCTCCTTTTCCCATTTTAAAAAGGATGGATGGGATCAGGTGGAATTTTATATTTCCACCAACCCTGGCGAGCCGCTGAAGCCGCTATCCAAGGTTGCTTCAGGAGGAGAGCTTTCAAGAATCATGCTTGCGCTTAAGACGATTTTTTCGAAACATCAAGGAATCACATCCATTATCTTTGACGAAGTGGATACCGGTGTAAGCGGAAGGGTGGCCCAGGCCATTGCCGAAAAGATTTACCAGGTTGCAATCCATTCACAGGTGATGTGTATCTCCCATTTACCGCAAGTGGCTGCAATGGCTGACAGTCATTTGTTTATATCCAAAAAACTGATTAAAGGGCGCACGAGCACATCTGTCAAGCGTTTGGAAGAAGACGAAAAGGTAAAAGAAATTTCCCGGATGATTTCGGGTGTGGAAATCACCGATTTGACACAAGAGCATGCAAAAGAGCTGCTGCAATTGGCAAGTTCCATAAAAGAGACATGA
- the spoIVB gene encoding SpoIVB peptidase — MSLDCLRKYIGGILLVSLCFFGFYEPVQQLVNIPNSIRVMEGDQVALPKTASVTAMSSFTNKNVQVGEEKGLLSIQGKSVGKDEVVLELAGLPIKKVNVEVLKDFKVIPGGQSIGVKLNTVGVLVVGHHLVDTAEGKVSPGEKAGIQVGDMITEINGKKIEQLADVAPFVQKAGEDAKSMEVVIKREDEIVKTSLLPLKEKGEDAYKLGLYIRDSAAGIGTMTFFDPLSKKYGALGHVISDMDTKKPIVVEDGEIVHSEVTSIEKGSGGKPGEKLARFSADRNVIGNITRNSPFGIFGELNQSVENDILDKPMKIALSHQVKEGPAEILTVVDGNKVEKYGVEIVSTIPQKFPATKGMVIKVTDPELLEKTGGIVQGMSGSPIIQNGRLIGAVTHVFVNDPTSGYGVHIEWMLSEAGIDIYKQNHERAS, encoded by the coding sequence GTGAGTTTAGACTGTTTAAGGAAATATATAGGTGGAATTCTCCTTGTTTCGCTTTGTTTTTTTGGTTTTTATGAACCTGTTCAACAATTAGTCAATATACCGAATTCGATCAGAGTAATGGAAGGGGATCAAGTTGCTCTCCCCAAGACAGCATCCGTTACTGCTATGAGTTCGTTTACCAATAAGAATGTACAAGTCGGCGAAGAAAAAGGACTTCTGTCCATCCAGGGAAAATCGGTTGGAAAAGATGAAGTCGTGCTTGAGTTGGCCGGTCTTCCGATCAAGAAAGTCAATGTGGAAGTACTGAAGGATTTCAAAGTCATCCCAGGCGGTCAATCAATTGGAGTCAAATTAAATACTGTTGGGGTGCTGGTGGTAGGCCACCATTTAGTCGACACAGCAGAAGGTAAAGTATCTCCCGGTGAAAAGGCCGGTATCCAGGTTGGGGATATGATCACTGAAATTAACGGCAAGAAAATTGAACAGCTTGCAGATGTTGCTCCTTTTGTTCAAAAAGCTGGAGAAGATGCCAAAAGTATGGAAGTTGTTATTAAACGTGAAGATGAAATTGTAAAAACGTCGCTGCTGCCCCTGAAAGAAAAAGGGGAGGACGCATATAAACTCGGATTGTATATCCGCGATTCTGCAGCCGGGATCGGAACGATGACATTTTTTGATCCTCTCTCCAAGAAATATGGAGCACTTGGACATGTAATTTCAGATATGGATACGAAAAAGCCGATTGTGGTGGAAGACGGTGAAATCGTTCATTCCGAGGTAACTTCCATTGAGAAAGGCAGCGGAGGGAAGCCGGGAGAGAAACTTGCTCGTTTTTCGGCAGACAGAAATGTAATCGGAAATATTACGCGGAATAGCCCATTTGGAATCTTCGGGGAGCTCAATCAATCGGTTGAAAATGATATTTTGGATAAGCCGATGAAGATTGCGCTGTCACATCAGGTAAAAGAAGGTCCTGCAGAGATCCTTACGGTTGTGGATGGAAATAAAGTGGAGAAATACGGTGTTGAAATTGTGAGTACGATTCCTCAAAAATTTCCTGCCACTAAAGGGATGGTCATCAAAGTCACTGACCCTGAGTTATTAGAAAAAACCGGTGGGATTGTGCAAGGGATGAGCGGCAGTCCGATTATTCAAAATGGCAGGCTGATCGGTGCAGTCACGCATGTATTCGTCAACGACCCAACAAGCGGATATGGTGTCCATATCGAATGGATGCTGAGCGAAGCGGGAATCGATATCTATAAACAAAACCATGAAAGAGCAAGTTAA
- the spo0A gene encoding sporulation transcription factor Spo0A: MKSIKVCVVDDNRELTSLLEDYIASQDDMEVVGIAHNGQECLDLMEEVDPDVLVLDIIMPHLDGLAVLERLREKKKIPNVIMLTAFGQEDVTKKAVDLGASYFILKPFDMENLVSHIRQVSGKSNPIIKKHSSSRLTTESKPRNLDASITSIIHEIGVPAHIKGYLYLREAISMVYNDIELLGSITKVLYPDIAKKYNTTASRVERAIRHAIEVAWSRGNIDSISSLFGYTVSMSKAKPTNSEFIAMVADKLRLEHKAS, from the coding sequence GTGAAATCAATTAAAGTATGTGTCGTGGATGATAACCGGGAATTAACTTCCTTACTGGAAGACTACATTGCTTCACAGGACGATATGGAAGTGGTGGGAATCGCCCATAATGGTCAGGAGTGCCTGGACTTAATGGAAGAAGTGGATCCGGATGTATTAGTGCTCGATATAATCATGCCTCATTTGGACGGTCTCGCTGTACTTGAGCGTCTTCGCGAAAAGAAGAAAATTCCCAATGTCATCATGCTTACGGCATTCGGTCAGGAAGATGTAACGAAAAAGGCTGTCGACCTTGGTGCGTCCTATTTTATCCTGAAGCCTTTTGATATGGAAAATCTCGTCAGTCATATCAGGCAAGTGAGCGGAAAATCAAATCCGATCATTAAAAAACATTCCTCATCCAGATTAACTACAGAATCAAAACCTAGAAACTTAGATGCAAGCATCACAAGCATCATCCATGAAATCGGGGTCCCTGCACATATTAAAGGTTACCTTTACTTGAGAGAAGCCATTTCTATGGTATATAACGATATCGAGCTGCTTGGTTCCATCACAAAAGTTCTTTATCCTGATATTGCAAAGAAGTACAATACAACCGCATCCCGTGTTGAACGTGCGATCCGCCATGCCATTGAAGTCGCCTGGAGCCGCGGAAATATAGATTCGATTTCCTCATTGTTCGGTTATACTGTAAGCATGTCCAAAGCGAAGCCGACCAATAGTGAGTTTATTGCGATGGTGGCAGATAAACTGAGACTTGAGCACAAGGCTTCTTGA
- a CDS encoding glycerophosphodiester phosphodiesterase has protein sequence MTLIFAHRGSAGTHPENTMDAFMEAERVGADGIELDVQLTKDGEIVVIHDETVDRTTNGKGYIKDYHLRDLRKLHANYTFKKKFFNKQRIPTLNEVFDWMKDNSLICNIELKNSIMDYQGLEEKVIQLISKYDYSNRVVISSFNHYSIVACRRLDPSIEIAPLYSTGLYMPWVYAKSLGAKAIHPNQKVASDEIISESMKNGIAVRPYTVNKENQLNRLFNIGCSAIVTDYPEKAINMRADL, from the coding sequence GTGACGTTGATATTTGCACACAGGGGCTCAGCGGGAACTCATCCTGAAAATACAATGGATGCTTTTATGGAAGCGGAGAGAGTGGGGGCAGACGGCATTGAACTCGATGTTCAATTGACCAAGGATGGTGAAATCGTGGTCATCCATGATGAAACGGTTGACCGGACCACTAATGGTAAGGGATACATAAAAGATTATCACTTAAGGGACCTTAGAAAATTACATGCGAATTATACCTTTAAAAAGAAATTCTTCAATAAACAAAGAATCCCGACACTTAATGAGGTATTTGATTGGATGAAGGATAACAGCCTTATATGTAATATTGAACTGAAAAACAGCATCATGGACTATCAGGGACTCGAAGAGAAGGTCATTCAGTTGATCAGCAAATATGACTATTCAAACCGTGTTGTCATTTCTTCTTTCAATCACTATTCCATCGTGGCTTGCAGACGCCTGGATCCGTCGATAGAAATTGCACCATTATACTCCACTGGTCTATATATGCCTTGGGTCTATGCAAAATCTCTCGGAGCGAAGGCGATTCATCCAAACCAGAAAGTGGCTTCAGATGAGATCATATCAGAGTCGATGAAAAATGGAATTGCAGTCAGGCCCTATACCGTCAATAAAGAAAATCAGCTGAATCGTCTGTTCAATATCGGCTGCTCTGCCATAGTGACCGATTATCCTGAAAAGGCAATCAACATGAGAGCAGACCTCTAA
- a CDS encoding DUF2627 domain-containing protein, translating to MVRIIALIIMLIPGALAALGIKLMRDMLFGILQPPIPFLGLQFIIGLVFFLAGLGFIAGFVLHRDRKRNKVQDRFNNKS from the coding sequence ATGGTACGTATTATTGCATTGATTATCATGCTGATTCCCGGTGCATTGGCAGCACTGGGTATCAAGTTAATGAGAGATATGCTTTTTGGCATTCTGCAGCCTCCCATTCCGTTTTTGGGACTGCAATTTATTATAGGGTTAGTTTTCTTTTTAGCAGGTCTTGGCTTCATCGCAGGATTTGTATTGCACCGTGACAGGAAACGAAACAAAGTGCAGGATCGTTTCAACAATAAAAGCTAG
- a CDS encoding sigma 54-interacting transcriptional regulator: MQKVLIIGGGKGGTAILKILHEVSLMKVVAITDLNKDALGLRLAKEWGIPYGSDWRDFLNDSVDIVIEVTGDRQVFEDVREVRGKNTVLIPGSVAFLISKLLEEKEDLIHQLTSESFKRDLIFNSTDDGMVGIDSKGIVMLFNKSAERMIGISSEHVIGKHINDVIPESKLTTTLETRRTEINQEVVLENGLKIISNRIPMITENDEIIGAFTVFKDITEVVNLAEEITNLKEIQTMLEAIIHSSDDAISVVDEEGKGIMINPAYTRITGLTRDEVIGKPATADISEGESIHLKVLQTRRAIRGTKMRVGPKRKEVIVNVAPIIVNGKLKGSVGVIHDMSEIQSLTQELDRARRIIRTLEAKYMFEDIIGESEEMQIAVEQAKLGAKTPATVLLRGESGTGKELFAHAIHNASDRKFNKFLRVNCAALSENLLESELFGYEEGAFSGAKRGGKRGLFEEADKGSIFLDEIGELSANTQAKLLRVLQENEIVRVGGTKSISINVRVIAATNVNLEKGIADGSFREDLYYRLNRMPIQIPPLRNRKSDIPLITESLIAKLNQDYGRNVEGITESAVNRLMDYHWPGNVRELENVLGRAMIFMKYNEMTIDLHHLPPLERTLKEEAGKTSAPLTDALDLNSQLEKYEKKIIQEVLEQNNGNKTAAAKKLNVSVRNLYYKLEKYNIEINSMK, translated from the coding sequence TTGCAAAAAGTTCTAATCATCGGGGGAGGCAAAGGCGGAACCGCCATATTAAAAATCCTCCATGAAGTCTCCTTGATGAAAGTGGTCGCTATAACAGATCTGAACAAAGATGCGTTGGGACTTCGTCTGGCAAAGGAGTGGGGTATCCCATACGGAAGCGACTGGAGAGATTTCCTGAATGATTCTGTTGATATCGTGATTGAAGTCACTGGGGATCGACAAGTCTTTGAAGACGTTAGAGAAGTAAGAGGGAAAAACACTGTTCTCATCCCAGGCAGCGTCGCATTTCTTATATCTAAACTCCTGGAAGAAAAAGAAGATCTCATTCACCAATTGACGAGTGAGTCATTTAAAAGGGATTTGATTTTTAATTCCACTGACGATGGAATGGTCGGTATAGATTCAAAAGGGATTGTCATGCTGTTCAATAAAAGTGCTGAACGTATGATAGGAATAAGCAGTGAACATGTCATCGGAAAGCATATCAATGATGTGATTCCTGAAAGTAAACTCACCACGACCCTTGAAACCAGACGTACCGAAATCAATCAGGAAGTGGTATTGGAGAATGGGTTAAAAATCATTTCCAACCGTATACCGATGATTACGGAAAATGATGAGATAATAGGAGCGTTCACTGTCTTCAAGGATATTACAGAAGTCGTGAATCTTGCGGAAGAAATAACAAATCTGAAAGAAATCCAAACCATGCTTGAAGCTATCATACATTCAAGTGATGATGCCATTTCGGTGGTTGATGAAGAAGGAAAAGGGATCATGATCAATCCTGCATATACAAGAATTACCGGGCTGACCCGCGATGAGGTCATAGGAAAGCCTGCCACCGCTGATATTTCAGAAGGTGAGAGTATCCATCTGAAAGTACTCCAGACAAGAAGGGCGATCCGTGGTACGAAAATGAGAGTGGGTCCAAAACGTAAAGAAGTTATCGTGAATGTCGCTCCCATCATAGTGAACGGTAAGTTGAAAGGAAGTGTCGGGGTCATTCACGACATGTCGGAGATTCAGTCCCTGACTCAGGAGTTGGACAGGGCCAGGAGGATCATTCGCACCCTTGAAGCCAAATATATGTTTGAGGATATCATCGGGGAATCTGAAGAGATGCAGATTGCCGTTGAACAAGCGAAACTGGGAGCCAAAACCCCGGCGACGGTCTTATTGAGAGGGGAGTCGGGAACGGGAAAGGAACTATTTGCACACGCGATACATAATGCAAGTGACCGCAAATTCAACAAGTTTCTGCGTGTAAACTGTGCCGCCCTATCTGAAAATTTGCTTGAAAGTGAATTATTTGGATATGAAGAAGGGGCATTTTCAGGTGCGAAGCGCGGAGGTAAACGGGGGTTATTTGAAGAAGCTGATAAAGGCAGTATCTTTCTGGATGAAATCGGTGAACTCAGTGCCAATACCCAGGCGAAATTATTAAGGGTGCTGCAGGAAAATGAAATCGTTAGAGTCGGAGGAACGAAATCAATAAGTATCAATGTGCGGGTTATAGCTGCAACAAATGTCAATTTAGAAAAAGGAATTGCTGACGGATCCTTCAGGGAAGATCTGTATTACCGGCTGAACCGGATGCCGATTCAAATCCCGCCGCTCAGGAATCGTAAGAGTGACATTCCACTTATTACTGAAAGTTTGATTGCTAAGCTTAATCAGGACTATGGTAGAAATGTTGAAGGAATTACTGAAAGTGCTGTAAACAGGCTGATGGATTATCACTGGCCTGGAAATGTGAGAGAACTTGAGAATGTTCTTGGCCGGGCGATGATCTTTATGAAATATAATGAAATGACCATAGACTTGCATCACCTGCCTCCGCTGGAAAGGACGTTGAAAGAAGAAGCCGGTAAAACGTCCGCCCCGCTCACTGATGCGCTGGATTTAAATTCTCAGCTTGAAAAATATGAAAAAAAGATAATTCAAGAAGTTTTAGAGCAGAATAATGGTAACAAAACAGCTGCTGCAAAAAAGTTGAATGTTTCAGTCAGAAATTTGTATTACAAGCTTGAAAAATATAACATTGAAATAAATAGCATGAAATAA
- the yqiS gene encoding phosphate butyryltransferase, protein MNLQSLVEKATQQEHSVVAVAAAEDKEVLGAVGMAVDRDMAEFILFGDKEKIEAIIEESVPHLKSSDAVKIKHAPSPLKAAELAVKAVRENEAGALMKGNVPTAVILKAVLNKEWGLRTGNVLSHVAAFEISGFDKLVFVTDAAMNITPDLNQKTQIIENAVSVASSIGVSLPKVAPLAAVEVVNPAMQATIDAASLTMMNKRGQIKGCVVDGPLALDNAISHHAAGHKGIQSEVAGQADILLVPNIETGNALYKSLIYFAKAKVGAVIAGAKAPIVLTSRADSAESKLYSLALAICSASNN, encoded by the coding sequence ATGAATCTACAGTCTTTAGTGGAAAAAGCAACCCAACAAGAACATTCTGTTGTTGCTGTTGCGGCAGCAGAAGATAAAGAAGTACTTGGGGCTGTCGGTATGGCAGTAGACAGGGATATGGCAGAATTTATTCTATTTGGTGACAAAGAAAAGATTGAAGCCATAATAGAAGAGAGTGTGCCGCATTTGAAGTCCAGCGATGCTGTGAAAATCAAACATGCACCTTCCCCTCTGAAAGCAGCTGAATTGGCTGTGAAAGCTGTCAGAGAAAACGAAGCAGGTGCTTTGATGAAAGGTAATGTCCCTACAGCAGTCATTTTGAAGGCTGTATTGAATAAAGAATGGGGCCTTCGTACTGGAAATGTGCTTTCGCATGTAGCGGCTTTTGAAATATCTGGCTTCGATAAATTGGTGTTTGTGACAGATGCCGCAATGAATATCACTCCTGATTTGAATCAAAAGACTCAAATCATCGAAAATGCAGTCAGCGTTGCATCTTCAATAGGTGTTTCACTGCCTAAAGTAGCGCCGCTTGCTGCAGTGGAAGTGGTGAATCCGGCGATGCAGGCGACCATTGATGCTGCCTCTCTAACGATGATGAATAAAAGAGGACAAATTAAAGGTTGTGTGGTGGATGGTCCGCTGGCTCTTGATAATGCCATCTCGCATCATGCAGCAGGACATAAAGGGATTCAAAGCGAAGTAGCTGGACAAGCAGATATATTACTCGTCCCTAATATTGAAACGGGCAATGCATTATATAAATCACTCATTTACTTTGCCAAAGCAAAAGTAGGGGCAGTGATTGCAGGGGCAAAAGCACCGATTGTGTTAACATCCAGAGCGGACAGTGCCGAAAGTAAATTATATTCACTTGCACTGGCAATATGCTCTGCTTCAAATAATTGA
- the bcd gene encoding branched-chain amino acid dehydrogenase — protein MKIFSYMEKYDYEQLVFCQDEVSGLKAIIAIHDTTLGPALGGTRMWTYESEEAAIEDALRLARGMTYKNAAAGLNLGGGKTVIIGDPRKDKNEEMFRAFGRYIQGLNGRYITAEDVGTTVADMDLIHEETDYVTGISPAFGSSGNPSPVTAYGVYRGMKAAAKAAFGTDSLEGKTIAVQGVGNVAYNMCKHLHEEGANLIVTDIHKESVDRAVNDFGAKAVDPSEIYSVDCDIFAPCALGAIINDETISQIKAKVIAGAANNQLKETRHGDAIHEMGIVYAPDYVINAGGVINVADELYGYNSERAMKKVEQVYNNVERVIEIAKRDNVPTYVAADKMAEERIEKMRRSRSQFLQNGQHILSRRG, from the coding sequence ATGAAAATTTTTAGCTATATGGAAAAATACGATTATGAGCAATTAGTATTCTGTCAAGACGAAGTATCTGGATTAAAAGCGATCATTGCGATTCATGATACCACTCTTGGACCTGCACTTGGCGGGACACGCATGTGGACATATGAGTCAGAAGAAGCGGCGATTGAAGACGCTCTTCGCTTAGCAAGAGGAATGACATACAAAAATGCTGCTGCAGGCCTTAACCTTGGCGGAGGGAAAACAGTGATCATCGGTGATCCGCGCAAGGACAAAAATGAAGAAATGTTCCGTGCATTCGGACGTTATATCCAAGGGTTGAATGGCCGCTACATCACAGCTGAAGATGTAGGTACCACTGTGGCTGATATGGACCTTATCCACGAGGAAACAGATTACGTTACAGGTATTTCTCCGGCATTCGGATCATCAGGAAACCCTTCTCCTGTAACAGCATACGGTGTATACCGCGGGATGAAGGCTGCTGCTAAAGCGGCGTTCGGCACAGATTCACTTGAAGGTAAGACAATCGCGGTTCAAGGTGTAGGTAACGTAGCGTACAACATGTGTAAGCATCTTCATGAAGAAGGCGCAAACCTCATCGTTACGGATATTCATAAAGAGTCGGTAGACCGCGCCGTAAACGACTTCGGTGCTAAAGCAGTTGATCCTTCAGAAATTTACAGTGTTGATTGTGATATTTTCGCTCCATGTGCACTGGGAGCCATCATCAATGATGAAACAATCTCTCAAATCAAGGCGAAAGTAATTGCCGGGGCTGCTAATAACCAATTAAAAGAAACCCGCCATGGAGATGCTATCCATGAGATGGGCATCGTTTATGCTCCGGACTATGTCATCAACGCCGGGGGCGTAATCAATGTAGCAGACGAACTATACGGTTATAACAGTGAAAGAGCAATGAAAAAGGTAGAACAGGTTTACAACAACGTTGAGCGTGTAATTGAAATTGCGAAGCGTGATAACGTACCTACTTATGTTGCTGCAGACAAAATGGCGGAAGAAAGAATTGAAAAAATGCGCCGTTCAAGAAGCCAATTCTTGCAAAACGGGCAACACATTTTAAGCAGACGCGGATAA